ATAGCCTCAGACCCAAACATCAACCAATTTCTCAAATTCCTCCTTATTTTCCTAATCACCATAATTATCCTAGTCACTGCCAATAACCTACTCCAACTCTTCATCGGCTGAGAGGGCGTAGGGATCATATCCTTCCTGCTCATTAGTTGATGATACGCCCGAACAGACGCCAACACGGCAGCTATTCAAGCAATCCTATACAATCGTATCGGCGATATTGGCTTCATCCTGGCTCTAGCATGATTCCTCCTACACTCCAACTCATGGGAACTACAACAAGTATTCCTCCTAAACAATAACCCTAACCTCCTCCCACTACTAGGACTCCTCCTAGCCGCAGCTGGCAAATCAGCCCAACTAGGCCTTCACCCCTGACTACCCTCAGCCATAGAAGGCCCAACCCCCGTCTCAGCCCTACTTCACTCAAGCACCATGGTCGTGGCTGGGGTCTTCCTACTCATCCGCTTTCACCCATTAACAGAAAACAGCCCACATATCCAAACCCTTACACTATGCTTAGGGGCCATCACCACCCTGTTCGCAGCAATCTGCGCCCTCACACAAAACGACATTAAGAAAATCGTAGCTTTCTCCACCTCAAGTCAACTAGGACTTATAATGGTCACAATTGGCATTAACCAGCCACACCTGGCACTCCTCCACATCTGCACCCACGCCTTCTTCAAAGCCCTTTTATTCATATGTTCTGGGTCCATCATCCACAACCTCAACAATGAGCAAGACATCCGAAAAATAGGAGGACTACTCAAAACCATACCCCTAACCTCAACCTCCCTCACTATCAGCAGCCTAGCCCTCGCAGGAATACCCTTCCTCTCAGGCTTCTACTCCAAAGACCTCATTATCGAGACCGCAAACATATCCTATACCAACACCTGAGCCCTGTCTATCACTCTCATCGCCACCTCCTTAACAGGCGCCTACAGCACTCGAATAATCCTCCACACCCTTACAAGCAAACCCCACTTCCCAACCCCAATCTCTATCAATGAAAACAACCCCACTCTACTTAAACCCATCAAGCGCCTTATGCTAGGAAGCCTATTCGCAGGATTCCTAATCACCAACAACATCCCCCCTATATCCCTGCCCCAAGTAACAACCCCCCCTTACCTAAAACTCGCAGCTCTAGCTGCCACCCTCCTAGGTCTCCTAGTAGCCCTAGACTTAAACTACCTAGCCAACAAACTCAAGACAAAAACCCCTCCACCCACATTCTATTTCTCCATCATACTCGGATTCTACCCTAGCATCATCCACCGCATAATCCCCCACCTAAGCCTTCTCATAAGCCAAAACTTATCCCTACTCCTACTAGACCTAACCTGACTAAAAAAACTAATACCCAAAACAATCTCACAACACCAAACCTCAGCCTCCATCACTATTTCAACCCAAAAAGGTTTAATCAAACTCTACTTCCTCTCTTTCCTCATCCCACTCCTCCTAATCCTCCTTATAATCTCATAACCTATTACCCCGAGCAATCTCAATTACAACATAAACACCAACAAATAACGTTCAACCAGTAACCACCACCAACCAACGCCCATAATCATATAAAGCCCCCGCACCAATAGGATCCTCCCGAATCAACCCCGACCCTTCCCCTTCATAAATTATCCAGCTCCCCACGCTATTAAAATTCACCACTACCACCACTCCATCATACTCTTTTACCCACAACACCAGCCCCACTTCCATCACTAATCCCACCAGAACACTCACCAATACCTCAACCCCTGACCCCCATGCCTCAGGATATTCCTCAATAGCTATTGCCGTAGTATACCCAAAAACAACCATCATACCCCCTAAATAAATTAAAAAAACCATTAAACCCATATAACCTCCCCCACAATTTAAAATAACTGCACACCCAACCGCACCACTAATAATCAACACTAAACCCCCATAAATAGGAGAGGGCTTAGAAGAAAACCCCACGAACCCTATCACTAAAATTACACTCAACAGAAACAAAGCATATGTCATTGTTCTCGCATAGACTGTGACTATGACCAATGGTATGAAAAAACATCGTTGTACCTCAACTACAAGAACACTAATGACCTCAACACGTAAAACCAACCCACTAATAAAATTAATCAACCACTCACTTATCGACCTCCCCACCCCATCAAACATCTCCGCATGATGGAACTTCGGCTCACTCCTAGGCGCCTGCTTAATCATCCAAATCACCACTGGACTATTCCTAGCTATACATTATTCACCAGACGCCTCCACTGCCTTTTCATCAATCGCCCACATCACTCGAGATGTAAACTACGGCTGAATAATTCGCCACCTCCACGCTAACGGCGCCTCAATATTCTTTATCTGCCTCTTCTTACATATCGGCCGAGGCCTATACTATGGCTCATTCACCCACCTAGAAACCTGAAACATCGGCATCATCCTACTATTTACAAC
The genomic region above belongs to Pongo abelii mitochondrion, complete genome and contains:
- the ND5 gene encoding NADH dehydrogenase subunit 5, with the protein product MFTTMTALTLTSLIPPITATLINPNKKNSYPHYVKTAIASAFTISLIPTTMFICLGQETIVTNWCWTTTQTLQLSLSFKLDYFSMTFLPVALLITWSIMEFSLWYMASDPNINQFLKFLLIFLITMIILVTANNLLQLFIGWEGVGIMSFLLISWWYARTDANTAAIQAILYNRIGDIGFILALAWFLLHSNSWELQQVFLLNNNPNLLPLLGLLLAAAGKSAQLGLHPWLPSAMEGPTPVSALLHSSTMVVAGVFLLIRFHPLTENSPHIQTLTLCLGAITTLFAAICALTQNDIKKIVAFSTSSQLGLMMVTIGINQPHLALLHICTHAFFKALLFMCSGSIIHNLNNEQDIRKMGGLLKTMPLTSTSLTISSLALAGMPFLSGFYSKDLIIETANMSYTNTWALSITLIATSLTGAYSTRMILHTLTSKPHFPTPISINENNPTLLKPIKRLMLGSLFAGFLITNNIPPMSLPQVTTPPYLKLAALAATLLGLLVALDLNYLANKLKTKTPPPTFYFSIMLGFYPSIIHRMIPHLSLLMSQNLSLLLLDLTWLKKLMPKTISQHQTSASITISTQKGLIKLYFLSFLIPLLLILLMIS
- the ND6 gene encoding NADH dehydrogenase subunit 6, translating into MTYALFLLSVILVMGFVGFSSKPSPIYGGLVLIISGAVGCAVILNCGGGYMGLMVFLIYLGGMMVVFGYTTAMAIEEYPEAWGSGVEVLVSVLVGLVMEVGLVLWVKEYDGVVVVVNFNSVGSWMIYEGEGSGLIREDPIGAGALYDYGRWLVVVTGWTLFVGVYVVIEIARGN